A window of the Desulforapulum autotrophicum HRM2 genome harbors these coding sequences:
- a CDS encoding methyl-accepting chemotaxis protein, which yields MTNVAQNTSDQADSVASASEEMSSSLNSVAAAMEESSQNVNLVASAAEEMNSTINEIAGNAEKTRVTSEEASVKATEAGEMMKELSEAARSIGQITETITDISNQTNLLALNATIEAARAGEAGKGFAVVANEIKDLAKQTADPTLNIKTQIENVQSVSTSTITSIKEVTEVINTAKEMIATIAAAVTQQSSATQEISSNIEQLSLGIQEVNENVSQSSVVAAQISEDISNVNSASTEMTFNSKTVKDSAAKLKEMAEQLKIIVDTFKVE from the coding sequence ATGACTAATGTGGCCCAAAACACATCAGATCAGGCCGATAGCGTAGCCTCTGCCTCTGAAGAGATGAGTTCCAGTCTCAACAGCGTTGCTGCCGCCATGGAAGAGTCCTCCCAGAATGTAAATCTTGTAGCCTCTGCTGCAGAGGAAATGAACTCTACGATAAATGAAATAGCAGGCAATGCAGAAAAGACCAGGGTAACCTCAGAAGAGGCATCTGTAAAAGCGACAGAGGCCGGGGAAATGATGAAAGAACTAAGTGAAGCTGCAAGATCAATAGGGCAGATCACAGAAACAATAACAGACATTTCCAATCAGACAAACCTTTTGGCTCTCAATGCAACGATTGAAGCAGCCAGAGCGGGAGAAGCCGGTAAGGGCTTTGCCGTTGTTGCGAATGAAATCAAAGACCTGGCGAAGCAGACAGCAGATCCAACACTTAATATTAAAACCCAGATTGAGAATGTCCAGAGCGTTTCAACGTCCACAATAACATCCATAAAAGAAGTTACGGAAGTCATCAACACAGCTAAAGAGATGATTGCTACTATTGCTGCAGCGGTGACACAACAATCTTCTGCCACCCAGGAAATCTCCAGCAATATCGAACAACTCTCTTTGGGAATACAGGAAGTGAATGAGAATGTAAGCCAAAGTTCAGTGGTCGCAGCCCAAATTTCAGAAGATATTTCAAATGTTAATTCTGCCTCAACTGAAATGACTTTCAATAGTAAGACAGTAAAAGATAGCGCCGCCAAGCTAAAGGAAATGGCTGAACAACTTAAAATTATTGTGGATACCTTTAAAGTTGAATAG
- a CDS encoding ASKHA domain-containing protein, with translation MGKCINHPDTETPYKCMKHNIYQCEHCLECPDPDIYCKFRTSCPIYFMSKKGFDVEEQEALPVGRETEFEPCTVTFSPGNISVTVPEGSTLLRAAEKADIYINASCNGKGSCGKCRLILEAGKVESTPTALLSDKEKSKGYLLACQTRIFGSEVKVRIPEETIEKKLRAEGMGKEATEKLHGLVEVITPMVSKTILHLPAPTMEDTVSDLDRVIRGLKKNGIDTSKLSTSLKVMQQITEASHKGDWKICVSVLHKKCSSEIVKVVPAYDESVSLGLAIDLGTTSIVVYIVEMETGKILSAASGHNSQAACGDDVINRMVCAEKDGVKKLKLMALSTINNLTKQALATLEQDQSAIENVVISGNTTMVHLLLGLESKYIRREPYIPTVSEFPIIKAGEMGLRAATHAGVFIMPGPASYVGGDIVSGLLYTGFHMDEALTLFIDVGTNGEIVLGNNEFLMTAACSAGPAFEGGGIRWGMRAEDGAIEKITLDPVTFVPTYATVENKPARGICGSGMIDLISEMLLKKVIGQDGKFRLDATHDRMTLFKDELAFILEYGKNLASEEDIIFTESDIRSLVLSKAAIYAGFTVLLDEVGMDFSMVDQMIITGGFGQHLDIGKAVIMGLLPDIERNKFHYKGNSSIAGAYMALLSRDFRQEALTISNNMTYIDFSSSTRFMDEFIKAQFLPHTEMRLFPSVKIK, from the coding sequence ATGGGCAAATGCATAAATCACCCCGATACCGAAACACCCTACAAATGCATGAAACACAACATCTACCAGTGCGAACATTGCCTTGAATGCCCGGATCCAGATATCTACTGCAAGTTCAGAACATCCTGCCCAATTTATTTTATGTCAAAAAAGGGATTTGATGTCGAGGAGCAGGAGGCCCTGCCCGTTGGACGCGAGACCGAATTTGAGCCCTGCACCGTCACCTTCTCTCCTGGAAATATTTCCGTCACCGTTCCCGAAGGATCAACCCTTTTACGGGCCGCAGAAAAAGCTGATATTTACATCAACGCCTCCTGCAACGGCAAAGGCTCCTGCGGCAAATGCAGATTAATCCTTGAAGCAGGAAAGGTGGAAAGCACGCCCACCGCCCTTTTAAGTGACAAGGAAAAAAGCAAGGGATATCTCCTGGCCTGCCAGACCCGGATCTTTGGCTCCGAGGTCAAAGTCAGGATACCCGAAGAGACCATAGAAAAAAAGCTCCGAGCCGAGGGTATGGGAAAAGAGGCAACGGAAAAACTCCATGGACTTGTGGAAGTGATCACCCCCATGGTAAGCAAAACCATTCTCCATCTTCCTGCCCCGACCATGGAGGATACGGTGAGTGACCTTGACAGGGTCATCCGGGGATTGAAAAAAAATGGCATCGACACATCAAAGCTGAGTACCAGCCTCAAGGTCATGCAGCAGATCACCGAGGCTTCCCACAAGGGGGACTGGAAAATATGCGTGTCAGTGCTCCATAAAAAATGTTCCAGCGAAATTGTCAAGGTGGTTCCGGCCTACGATGAATCTGTGAGCCTTGGCCTTGCCATTGATCTTGGAACCACCTCCATCGTTGTTTACATTGTGGAGATGGAGACCGGCAAAATCCTGTCCGCAGCATCGGGGCACAATAGCCAGGCGGCCTGTGGCGACGATGTGATCAACCGGATGGTCTGCGCCGAAAAAGACGGGGTAAAAAAGCTCAAGCTCATGGCACTTTCCACCATCAACAATCTGACTAAACAGGCCCTTGCAACCCTTGAGCAGGACCAGTCTGCCATTGAAAACGTGGTCATATCGGGTAATACCACCATGGTTCACCTCCTTTTAGGGCTGGAATCCAAATACATACGAAGGGAGCCCTATATTCCTACCGTATCGGAATTTCCCATTATCAAGGCCGGGGAGATGGGGCTCAGAGCCGCCACCCATGCAGGGGTTTTCATCATGCCGGGGCCTGCAAGTTATGTGGGTGGAGACATCGTATCAGGACTGCTTTACACAGGATTCCACATGGACGAAGCCCTGACCCTGTTCATCGACGTGGGAACCAACGGGGAGATTGTCCTTGGCAACAACGAGTTCCTCATGACCGCAGCCTGTTCAGCAGGCCCGGCCTTTGAGGGAGGCGGCATCCGCTGGGGCATGCGGGCCGAAGACGGCGCCATTGAAAAAATCACCCTTGATCCCGTCACCTTTGTTCCTACCTATGCGACCGTTGAGAATAAACCGGCAAGGGGAATCTGCGGCTCAGGCATGATTGACCTCATATCAGAGATGCTGCTCAAAAAGGTGATCGGCCAGGACGGAAAGTTCAGACTCGACGCCACCCATGACCGCATGACCCTGTTCAAGGATGAACTTGCCTTTATTCTCGAATATGGCAAAAATCTTGCCTCTGAGGAAGATATTATCTTTACCGAGTCGGACATCCGGAGCCTTGTGCTGTCCAAGGCCGCTATCTATGCCGGATTCACCGTGCTTCTTGACGAGGTGGGTATGGATTTTTCCATGGTGGACCAAATGATCATCACCGGCGGATTCGGCCAGCACCTTGACATTGGAAAGGCCGTGATCATGGGGCTTTTACCCGACATTGAGCGAAACAAATTCCACTACAAGGGCAACTCTTCCATTGCTGGCGCTTATATGGCACTTCTTTCAAGGGATTTCAGACAGGAGGCCCTTACCATCTCAAACAACATGACCTATATAGATTTTTCTTCGTCCACACGCTTCATGGACGAATTCATCAAGGCCCAGTTTCTGCCCCACACGGAGATGCGCCTCTTTCCCAGCGTGAAAATAAAATAA
- a CDS encoding N-acyl homoserine lactonase family protein — MGAYKIHPIVMGTKVFDKSMMTYQHGAGTPFTIPIYCWYLEGGDKTILVDTGEMNPIQSLERETAINGKIYNFEQGLARFNLKPEDIDIVIHTHLHTDHCENDYKCTNATFYVHEKEMQRIHNPHPLDFRYLEDYIEDVEDNGQIKILTDDTQIVPGIKCIHTPVHTDGGMSVVVDTEKGKAVITGFCVIKENFDPPKEIRAMEMEVIPPGTVVNTWDAYDIMIKIRDMADILLPLHEPEFASIKTIP; from the coding sequence ATGGGCGCCTATAAGATACATCCCATTGTCATGGGAACCAAAGTCTTTGACAAAAGCATGATGACCTACCAGCACGGTGCAGGAACGCCATTTACCATCCCCATCTACTGCTGGTACCTGGAAGGCGGTGACAAGACCATCCTCGTGGACACGGGTGAGATGAACCCCATCCAGTCTTTGGAGCGGGAGACTGCCATCAACGGAAAGATTTACAACTTTGAACAGGGACTTGCCCGTTTTAATCTAAAACCCGAAGACATTGATATCGTCATCCACACCCACCTGCACACCGACCACTGTGAAAATGATTACAAGTGCACCAATGCCACCTTTTATGTCCATGAAAAGGAGATGCAAAGGATACACAATCCCCATCCCCTGGATTTTCGCTATCTTGAAGATTATATCGAGGATGTGGAGGATAACGGCCAGATCAAGATTCTTACGGACGATACACAAATCGTTCCCGGAATCAAATGCATTCACACACCGGTTCACACCGATGGCGGCATGAGCGTTGTTGTTGACACGGAAAAGGGCAAGGCCGTTATCACGGGGTTCTGTGTAATCAAAGAAAACTTTGACCCGCCAAAGGAGATACGGGCCATGGAGATGGAGGTGATTCCTCCAGGAACGGTAGTCAACACCTGGGACGCCTATGATATCATGATCAAAATCAGGGACATGGCCGACATTCTTCTGCCCCTCCACGAACCTGAATTTGCATCGATCAAGACCATTCCTTAA
- a CDS encoding FUSC family protein, whose protein sequence is MELKKSPLFLGEFKVSSPVFRHALRAALAITAAIALARVLNLSHSVWVPISVMVVMRPSLGGTLHISWKRLVGTAIGALAGVLIACLHLPVPAIVAIVLLMLFFIFYFKGQNYIVFTAILTTDLVLILGTVFSHSWQGGVERMLDTFLGISIGLIASFLIWPNFARKNLRQEMGDLIAAQRLHFSQLRRAYFSDNPEMATVLAGRIKALTQLESCTEKFRDASIEPGLISGQRQGLVNLVDIFARIHRTLTALSSIVSKSKGVFHGRIRPEFEVLMDSIESRFSELENCARTGEEEQSAQRFNIEFSKFMFFLGEMRSQGEFERFSLDSRNNSSAFIQQINRLGMELERAASRIHTLRMDR, encoded by the coding sequence ATGGAGTTAAAAAAAAGCCCCCTCTTTTTGGGTGAATTCAAAGTCTCATCCCCGGTCTTCAGACATGCGCTGCGGGCTGCCCTTGCCATTACCGCAGCAATAGCTCTGGCAAGGGTTCTTAACCTCAGCCATTCCGTCTGGGTTCCCATCAGCGTGATGGTGGTCATGCGCCCCTCCCTAGGCGGGACCCTCCATATCAGCTGGAAACGGTTGGTCGGAACTGCCATCGGCGCCTTGGCCGGGGTCCTTATTGCATGTCTTCACCTGCCTGTCCCGGCCATAGTTGCCATTGTGCTTTTAATGTTGTTTTTTATTTTTTATTTTAAGGGACAAAATTATATCGTTTTCACGGCCATCCTGACCACGGACCTTGTGTTGATTCTGGGAACGGTTTTTTCACATTCCTGGCAGGGTGGGGTGGAACGAATGCTGGATACCTTTTTGGGTATATCCATTGGTCTTATTGCTTCTTTTCTCATCTGGCCCAACTTTGCCCGGAAAAATCTGCGGCAGGAAATGGGGGATCTGATTGCTGCCCAGCGCCTGCATTTTAGTCAGTTGCGCAGGGCTTATTTCAGCGACAACCCCGAAATGGCAACGGTTCTGGCAGGGCGGATCAAAGCCCTTACCCAGCTTGAGTCCTGTACTGAAAAGTTCAGAGATGCGTCCATTGAACCAGGATTGATATCCGGCCAGCGCCAGGGCCTGGTCAACCTTGTGGATATTTTTGCAAGGATCCACCGTACCCTTACGGCATTGTCCTCCATCGTAAGCAAATCCAAAGGGGTGTTCCACGGCCGTATCCGTCCTGAATTTGAGGTCCTGATGGATAGTATTGAATCTAGGTTTTCAGAATTGGAAAATTGTGCAAGAACAGGGGAAGAGGAACAAAGTGCACAGCGCTTTAATATCGAATTCAGCAAATTCATGTTTTTTTTAGGTGAAATGCGTTCCCAGGGGGAATTTGAACGATTCTCCCTGGACAGCAGGAACAACTCTTCAGCTTTTATTCAGCAGATAAACCGGCTTGGAATGGAGCTGGAAAGGGCAGCAAGCAGGATTCATACACTAAGAATGGACCGGTGA
- a CDS encoding NifB/NifX family molybdenum-iron cluster-binding protein encodes MKLAISSTGRDLNAQIDPRFGRCSFLAIVDTVTMDLQVFDNESMNLNSGAGIQAASFVASKGVEAVLTGNCGPKAMQAFNEAGVKVFTGQTGTVKEAVERFQNNQITSTMTANVPEKQGLQSQSAMGMGTGTGMGMGMGMGTGQGMGRCGGGMGRCGGGRGMGGGGGRGMGGGGGRGMGGGGGMGMGGRR; translated from the coding sequence ATGAAATTAGCTATCAGTTCCACGGGCCGGGATTTAAATGCACAGATCGACCCCCGTTTTGGCAGATGTTCCTTTTTGGCAATCGTCGACACCGTCACCATGGATCTCCAGGTGTTTGACAACGAAAGCATGAACCTCAACAGCGGCGCAGGCATTCAGGCGGCAAGTTTTGTGGCATCCAAAGGTGTAGAGGCCGTCCTGACAGGCAATTGCGGCCCCAAGGCCATGCAGGCCTTTAACGAAGCCGGAGTAAAGGTATTCACAGGCCAGACTGGAACGGTCAAAGAGGCTGTGGAACGGTTTCAGAACAATCAGATCACATCAACCATGACGGCAAACGTACCGGAAAAACAAGGCCTCCAATCACAATCCGCCATGGGCATGGGCACGGGCACGGGTATGGGTATGGGCATGGGCATGGGCACAGGTCAAGGCATGGGCCGTTGCGGCGGCGGCATGGGAAGATGCGGCGGCGGCCGGGGCATGGGCGGCGGTGGTGGAAGAGGCATGGGCGGAGGCGGCGGCCGGGGTATGGGCGGCGGCGGCGGAATGGGTATGGGCGGCAGAAGGTAA
- a CDS encoding FUSC family protein, protein MKYIRPKDPGFFIARYAGKAAICCLAAFVTALVAGIEERYLFWWMVGAVCTVLFRTGSTLERRKGYTLILLAVASLSVPAAALAGNHAWLSLGYVFILSFACFFVSSMGVSASTLGIGCLVVSLISISSPTSPYQGVLRSACILSGGGISFLVNFYLWPFDPERVLLSSAKLAVEDMGLFFDSLCVRIKNPRVTDEALAYLSKEAIGSVRRYRSFMESFNIDPLKGSSTRGGPGLFYFALIRLFESIVGLFNHIHFSDNHPEFEVVRDLFHGTATDVSQGFDAFSRIKAGHYDRPDFDRMFLDIERIHEALLNMGAYKRGDEVRDKFLDAWGAVYELKNVVQGLKDMMALANERFRLGKP, encoded by the coding sequence GTGAAATACATACGCCCTAAAGATCCGGGCTTTTTCATTGCCAGATATGCCGGTAAGGCCGCGATATGCTGTCTTGCGGCATTTGTTACAGCCCTTGTGGCCGGGATTGAAGAAAGATATCTTTTCTGGTGGATGGTGGGGGCGGTCTGTACTGTTTTGTTTCGTACCGGAAGCACGCTTGAGCGGCGTAAGGGATATACGCTGATTCTCCTGGCTGTGGCATCTCTGTCCGTTCCGGCTGCTGCCCTTGCCGGGAATCATGCCTGGCTGAGTCTTGGTTATGTTTTTATTTTGTCCTTTGCCTGTTTTTTTGTATCTTCCATGGGAGTGTCAGCCTCTACCCTGGGAATCGGATGTCTGGTCGTCTCTTTGATTTCAATCTCTTCACCAACCAGTCCTTACCAGGGGGTGTTACGGTCGGCATGTATACTGTCTGGAGGGGGGATCTCCTTTCTGGTCAATTTTTACCTGTGGCCGTTTGATCCGGAAAGAGTGCTGCTCTCGTCTGCAAAACTTGCGGTTGAAGACATGGGACTTTTTTTTGACAGCCTGTGCGTCCGGATTAAAAATCCAAGGGTGACAGATGAGGCATTGGCATATTTGAGCAAAGAGGCCATCGGTTCTGTCCGTCGTTACCGTTCATTTATGGAAAGTTTTAACATCGATCCCCTCAAAGGCAGCTCCACCAGAGGTGGTCCCGGCCTTTTTTATTTTGCCCTTATCCGGCTTTTTGAATCCATTGTGGGCCTGTTCAACCACATTCATTTTTCAGACAACCATCCTGAGTTTGAGGTTGTGCGGGATCTTTTCCATGGTACGGCGACTGATGTTTCCCAGGGATTTGATGCGTTTTCCCGAATCAAGGCAGGTCATTACGACAGGCCTGATTTCGACAGGATGTTCCTTGATATTGAACGGATTCACGAAGCGCTGTTGAATATGGGGGCCTACAAGCGGGGAGATGAAGTTCGGGATAAATTTCTGGATGCCTGGGGTGCTGTTTATGAGCTTAAGAATGTGGTGCAGGGGTTGAAGGATATGATGGCACTGGCAAATGAGCGGTTTCGGCTGGGAAAACCCTGA
- a CDS encoding (Fe-S)-binding protein has translation MLNNAVQNNLEEELKTGILDTLKYCINCRFCLPSCPLFNITSGEISHGGSGITRSLYYAVQWGLEDKETLHELRDILYECTTCGSCELACKNLSTGTKLVDAIMKGRELMIEKQIGPMPEQKRVLESLYKNGNPYMITAKKRKAVVNELNLRTFDEKADVLLYLGCSTSIDQDVQQTAVALGQILDNSNVRYGVLEDESCCGEPSLKMGETGLFEEMIEKNLTFFKKHNIKKIVTLSPHCYDTFTKKYPQGQMQGLQVQHYTQLLAELTANKMLNFSTAIEKRVIYHDPCYLSKSNTIWEEPRDVIKSIPGIDLVEFADNRSDSLCCGGGGGRMWTDFTAENNRLANIRVKEAVEKEAQVLVTTCPWCFINMSDGVKAVNVEGRLEVLSLAELCAQAL, from the coding sequence ATGCTAAATAACGCTGTTCAAAATAATTTGGAAGAAGAATTAAAAACGGGAATACTGGATACCCTGAAATATTGTATCAATTGCCGGTTCTGCTTGCCCAGCTGTCCTCTTTTCAACATCACTTCAGGCGAAATAAGCCATGGCGGTTCAGGTATTACACGGTCGCTGTACTATGCTGTTCAATGGGGCTTGGAAGATAAAGAGACCCTCCATGAATTGAGAGATATCCTTTACGAGTGTACCACATGCGGCAGTTGCGAGTTGGCCTGCAAGAATTTGAGTACCGGCACCAAGCTTGTGGATGCCATTATGAAGGGAAGGGAGCTGATGATTGAGAAGCAGATCGGTCCCATGCCGGAACAAAAGCGGGTTCTTGAATCCCTGTATAAAAATGGTAACCCTTATATGATAACTGCCAAGAAAAGAAAAGCGGTCGTAAACGAGTTGAACCTCAGGACCTTTGATGAAAAGGCCGATGTGCTTCTCTACCTCGGGTGCTCCACCTCAATTGATCAGGATGTTCAGCAAACAGCTGTGGCATTGGGACAAATTCTTGACAATTCAAATGTTCGTTATGGTGTACTGGAAGACGAGTCCTGCTGCGGAGAACCATCTCTTAAGATGGGTGAAACTGGATTATTTGAAGAGATGATTGAAAAGAATCTAACCTTTTTTAAAAAGCACAACATTAAAAAAATAGTGACTCTCTCTCCCCATTGTTATGATACCTTTACAAAAAAGTATCCCCAGGGGCAGATGCAGGGTCTCCAAGTGCAGCATTATACGCAATTACTGGCCGAGTTGACCGCAAACAAAATGCTTAACTTTTCCACGGCAATTGAAAAACGGGTCATTTATCATGATCCATGCTATCTGTCCAAGTCCAACACCATTTGGGAAGAACCGCGCGATGTTATCAAAAGCATCCCCGGAATTGATCTGGTGGAGTTTGCCGACAACCGTTCCGACAGCCTTTGCTGCGGAGGTGGCGGTGGGCGTATGTGGACGGATTTCACTGCAGAAAACAATCGCCTGGCCAATATCCGTGTCAAGGAAGCAGTGGAAAAAGAAGCGCAAGTGTTGGTGACTACCTGCCCCTGGTGTTTCATCAACATGAGTGACGGAGTAAAAGCGGTGAACGTTGAAGGCAGACTTGAAGTCTTGAGCCTTGCTGAACTTTGTGCCCAGGCGCTTTAA
- a CDS encoding CGGC domain-containing protein: MIKAAIIRCEKNETRCPLTNCFKCLVETKEGFAGYDECMPAGVFTCRCPGDNAVDLAKIIKSKGADVIHFCTCTFATKTDQGWSQEKGGFCKSIDTLIAKVHEATGLPCVKGSAHLPKDYTAKVWE; the protein is encoded by the coding sequence ATGATAAAGGCTGCAATTATCCGATGTGAAAAAAATGAAACCAGATGCCCCCTGACAAACTGCTTCAAGTGCCTTGTGGAAACAAAAGAGGGATTTGCAGGTTATGACGAATGCATGCCGGCAGGGGTATTCACCTGCCGCTGTCCAGGGGACAATGCCGTTGATCTTGCAAAAATCATAAAATCCAAAGGGGCGGACGTGATCCATTTCTGCACCTGCACCTTTGCCACAAAGACAGACCAGGGGTGGAGCCAGGAAAAGGGCGGGTTCTGCAAATCCATCGACACCCTCATTGCCAAGGTCCATGAAGCCACGGGATTACCCTGCGTAAAAGGGTCGGCCCATCTGCCCAAGGATTACACCGCCAAGGTCTGGGAATAA
- a CDS encoding sigma-54 interaction domain-containing protein, whose product METLPARDRENHIDQTDVTQIILESISDGVFTVDLDWRITSFNRAAEKITGIPRKKAIGRFCWEVFRSDMCKSDCALKRTMAQGKDVINSSTHILDNRNRQRSITVSTSLLKNAEGEVVGGVETFRDHTLVEELRNKISGKFHRNDMVSSSPAMQQIFKILPQIAQSDSTVLIKGETGTGKELMARAIHNLSARAAKPLVSINCGALPDSLLESELFGYKAGAFTSAVKDKPGLFSAAKGGSILLDEISETSPAFQVKLLRVVEAHLFQPLGAVKTEPMDVRIIAATNKNLVELVKTGDFREDLFYRINVIQIELPPLRDRMEDIPLLVAHFITRLNTLRGKEIQGVDPRVMEILMNHNFPGNIRELENIIEHASVLCSSGMITADRLPLSLVKENFSRAFPPKDRLKSAEKELILDALRQNNYNRTAAAKMLGMHKSTFFRRINRLNIILPAKDGRTRKT is encoded by the coding sequence ATGGAAACCTTGCCAGCCAGAGACAGGGAGAATCATATAGACCAGACAGACGTCACACAAATCATCCTTGAAAGTATTTCAGATGGGGTCTTTACCGTTGATCTTGACTGGCGGATCACCTCGTTCAACCGGGCCGCGGAAAAAATCACCGGCATTCCACGCAAAAAAGCCATTGGTCGTTTTTGCTGGGAGGTGTTCCGGTCCGACATGTGCAAATCAGACTGTGCCCTCAAACGCACCATGGCACAGGGCAAAGATGTTATCAATTCCTCCACCCACATCCTGGATAACCGCAACAGACAAAGATCGATCACCGTGTCCACCTCCCTTTTAAAGAATGCCGAAGGAGAGGTGGTCGGCGGGGTTGAAACATTCAGGGACCACACCCTGGTGGAGGAGCTCAGGAACAAAATTTCAGGCAAATTTCACCGCAACGACATGGTAAGTTCAAGCCCTGCCATGCAGCAGATCTTCAAGATCCTGCCCCAGATTGCCCAAAGTGACAGCACAGTTCTCATCAAAGGCGAGACTGGAACGGGCAAGGAGCTCATGGCAAGGGCCATTCACAATCTGAGCGCCAGGGCCGCCAAACCACTGGTTTCCATCAACTGCGGAGCCCTTCCCGACTCACTCCTGGAATCTGAACTCTTTGGATACAAAGCCGGGGCATTTACCAGTGCCGTCAAAGACAAGCCCGGACTGTTTTCCGCAGCCAAGGGGGGCAGCATTCTGTTGGACGAAATCTCTGAAACAAGCCCGGCCTTCCAGGTAAAACTTCTCCGGGTTGTTGAGGCACACCTGTTTCAACCCCTGGGTGCAGTCAAAACAGAGCCCATGGATGTCAGAATCATTGCCGCCACCAACAAAAACCTTGTGGAACTGGTCAAGACCGGCGATTTCCGTGAGGACCTCTTCTATCGAATCAACGTCATCCAGATCGAACTTCCACCCCTGAGGGACCGCATGGAAGATATCCCCCTGCTGGTCGCTCATTTTATTACACGGCTCAATACCCTCAGGGGTAAGGAAATCCAAGGGGTTGACCCCAGGGTAATGGAGATTCTCATGAATCATAATTTTCCAGGCAACATACGGGAGCTTGAAAATATCATCGAGCACGCTTCAGTCCTTTGTTCATCGGGCATGATAACGGCGGATCGACTTCCGCTGTCCCTGGTAAAAGAAAATTTTTCCAGGGCATTCCCCCCAAAGGACCGGCTGAAATCGGCAGAAAAAGAGCTAATCCTGGATGCCCTGAGGCAAAACAACTATAACCGTACAGCAGCGGCAAAAATGCTCGGTATGCACAAAAGCACCTTTTTCAGGCGGATCAACCGCCTGAACATCATCCTGCCGGCAAAGGATGGACGTACCCGGAAAACCTGA